One region of Vicia villosa cultivar HV-30 ecotype Madison, WI unplaced genomic scaffold, Vvil1.0 ctg.000399F_1_1, whole genome shotgun sequence genomic DNA includes:
- the LOC131627735 gene encoding plant cysteine oxidase 5-like isoform X2: MPYIQKLYDVCKASLSTEGPISEEALEKVRAVLDGLKPSHVGLEHEANLARGWRSSMNGRNGRKGRDETPHEPEPPIKYIHLHECDKFSIGIFCMSPGSLIPLHDHPRMTVLSKVLYGSLLVKAFDWVDLPESNDLSQARPAKHVRDCQMTAPCDTTILHPNRGGNLHCFKAVTPCALFDILSPPYSLEEEENGRNCSYYHKTPKTDLPVLEELRGMNPSEITWLEVVPPPNDLVIGKGQYKGPIIRR; the protein is encoded by the exons ATGCCATATATTCAGAAATTGTATGATGTCTGCAAGGCTTCTTTGTCTACTGAGGGGCCTATTTCAGAAGAAGCTCTCGAAAAAGTCCGAGCCGTGTTAG ATGGGTTGAAGCCTTCCCATGTCGGTCTTGAACATGAGGCGAACCTGGCGCGAGGTTGGAGAAGTTCTATGAATGGTCGTAATGGGAGAAAGGGGAGAGATGAAACTCCTCATGAACCTGAACCGCCGATTAAGTACATTCACCTTCATGAGTGTGACAAATTCTCG atTGGAATATTCTGTATGTCTCCTGGTTCGTTAATTCCGCTTCACGATCATCCTAGAATGACAGTTTTAAGCAAGGTTCTCTACGGTTCGTTGCTTGTGAAAGCGTTTGATTGGGTTGACTTGCCGGAGTCCAATGATCTATCTCAAG CGAGACCAGCAAAACACGTCAGAGATTGTCAGATGACTGCTCCATGCGACACAACAATTCTTCATCCAAATAGGGGTGGCAACCTCCATTGCTTCAAGGCCGTAACCCCTTGCGCTCTCTTCGACATTCTTTCTCCTCCTTACtcgttagaagaagaagaaaacggaAGAAACTGCTCTTATTACCACAAGACGCCAAAGACAGATCTTCCAG TGCTTGAGGAGCTGCGGGGAATGAATCCATCTGAAATCACCTGGTTAGAAGTGGTTCCACCGCCCAACGATCTGGTTATCGGGAAGGGGCAATACAAAGGTCCTATTATTCGGCGATGA
- the LOC131627735 gene encoding plant cysteine oxidase 5-like isoform X1, protein MPYIQKLYDVCKASLSTEGPISEEALEKVRAVLDGLKPSHVGLEHEANLARGWRSSMNGRNGRKGRDETPHEPEPPIKYIHLHECDKFSIGIFCMSPGSLIPLHDHPRMTVLSKVLYGSLLVKAFDWVDLPESNDLSQAAARPAKHVRDCQMTAPCDTTILHPNRGGNLHCFKAVTPCALFDILSPPYSLEEEENGRNCSYYHKTPKTDLPVLEELRGMNPSEITWLEVVPPPNDLVIGKGQYKGPIIRR, encoded by the exons ATGCCATATATTCAGAAATTGTATGATGTCTGCAAGGCTTCTTTGTCTACTGAGGGGCCTATTTCAGAAGAAGCTCTCGAAAAAGTCCGAGCCGTGTTAG ATGGGTTGAAGCCTTCCCATGTCGGTCTTGAACATGAGGCGAACCTGGCGCGAGGTTGGAGAAGTTCTATGAATGGTCGTAATGGGAGAAAGGGGAGAGATGAAACTCCTCATGAACCTGAACCGCCGATTAAGTACATTCACCTTCATGAGTGTGACAAATTCTCG atTGGAATATTCTGTATGTCTCCTGGTTCGTTAATTCCGCTTCACGATCATCCTAGAATGACAGTTTTAAGCAAGGTTCTCTACGGTTCGTTGCTTGTGAAAGCGTTTGATTGGGTTGACTTGCCGGAGTCCAATGATCTATCTCAAG CTGCAGCGAGACCAGCAAAACACGTCAGAGATTGTCAGATGACTGCTCCATGCGACACAACAATTCTTCATCCAAATAGGGGTGGCAACCTCCATTGCTTCAAGGCCGTAACCCCTTGCGCTCTCTTCGACATTCTTTCTCCTCCTTACtcgttagaagaagaagaaaacggaAGAAACTGCTCTTATTACCACAAGACGCCAAAGACAGATCTTCCAG TGCTTGAGGAGCTGCGGGGAATGAATCCATCTGAAATCACCTGGTTAGAAGTGGTTCCACCGCCCAACGATCTGGTTATCGGGAAGGGGCAATACAAAGGTCCTATTATTCGGCGATGA